A region from the Mesorhizobium shangrilense genome encodes:
- a CDS encoding response regulator transcription factor, with product MIVIVDERELVTEGYNSLFDREGVACAGFAPGEFGEWVSSAADTDLKSVRAFLIGDCREGSISPRQIRDRTGAPVIALSEQHSLENTLRLFESGVDDVIRKPVHIREILARITAIRRRAQEDVSYTEIGAMRIFMDGRDPEIDGQPLPLPRRERRILEYLASNRGRRVTKTQVFNAIYGIFDEEVEENVVESHISKLRKKLREKLGADPIDSKRFLGYRLVF from the coding sequence ATGATTGTTATTGTTGACGAGCGAGAGCTCGTAACCGAAGGCTATAATTCACTTTTCGACCGGGAGGGCGTCGCCTGCGCGGGCTTCGCGCCCGGCGAATTCGGCGAATGGGTAAGCTCGGCGGCGGATACCGACTTGAAGTCGGTGCGGGCCTTCCTCATTGGCGATTGCCGGGAAGGCTCCATCTCACCCCGCCAGATCCGTGACCGCACCGGCGCCCCGGTCATCGCCTTGAGCGAGCAGCACTCGCTGGAAAACACGCTGCGGCTGTTCGAGAGCGGCGTCGACGACGTCATCCGCAAGCCTGTCCACATCCGCGAGATCCTGGCCCGCATCACCGCCATCCGCCGCCGCGCGCAGGAAGACGTCTCCTATACCGAGATCGGTGCCATGCGCATCTTCATGGACGGCCGCGACCCGGAAATCGACGGCCAGCCGCTGCCCTTGCCGCGCCGCGAACGCCGTATCCTCGAATACCTCGCGAGCAATCGCGGACGCCGCGTCACCAAGACCCAGGTGTTCAATGCCATCTACGGAATCTTCGACGAAGAGGTCGAGGAGAACGTGGTCGAGAGCCATATCAGCAAGCTGCGCAAGAAGCTGCGTGAGAAGCTCGGCGCCGACCCCATCGATTCCAAGCGGTTCCTCGGTTACCGGCTCGTTTTCTGA
- a CDS encoding transglycosylase SLT domain-containing protein encodes MICKNSAAPLRLLASALAAICLSSLEASAAKAAANPCEPEILRAADRYGVPAGILYAVGLAETGRKGSLQPNAMNIEGKAVFPKSRGEALAAFEAARRDGKTLIDLGCMQINHHYHASHFRSVEDMLDPRQNVDYAARFLASLHARHETWSMAVARYHAGPDNDPAQKIYVCRVIANMVATGFGKWTSNARAFCNP; translated from the coding sequence ATGATCTGCAAGAATTCGGCCGCCCCGCTTCGCCTGCTCGCGAGCGCGCTGGCGGCGATATGTTTATCTAGCCTCGAGGCCAGCGCGGCAAAGGCCGCCGCCAACCCTTGCGAGCCGGAGATCCTGCGCGCAGCCGATCGCTATGGCGTACCCGCGGGCATTCTCTACGCCGTCGGTCTTGCCGAAACGGGAAGGAAGGGCAGCCTTCAACCTAACGCCATGAATATAGAAGGAAAAGCTGTCTTCCCGAAGAGCCGGGGCGAGGCGCTTGCCGCCTTCGAGGCGGCCCGTCGTGACGGCAAGACGCTGATCGATCTCGGCTGCATGCAGATCAACCACCACTACCACGCATCACATTTTCGCAGCGTCGAGGACATGCTCGATCCGCGTCAGAATGTCGACTACGCGGCCCGTTTCCTGGCCAGTCTCCATGCCCGCCACGAAACCTGGTCGATGGCGGTCGCCCGCTACCATGCCGGTCCGGACAACGACCCGGCGCAAAAGATCTATGTCTGCCGCGTCATCGCCAACATGGTCGCCACCGGCTTTGGAAAATGGACTTCCAACGCCCGCGCCTTCTGCAACCCATAG
- a CDS encoding flagellar hook-length control protein FliK: MTTSVGPSLPGFVSTRAASEQPAAGGKTADTGFSDMLHSTGKQARPEKQTASETTSRDPRWGKPASSGHAEADSKDEPAPADPRKISSAKLLLLKAAKESAAGPASGKEADDAGTGDAATGASSLQDHLPLLMALHDLRQFSASAKSDKTVTGDGTGNPAVLDAQAPLSKRYRSTTDAGKALGLEARSERGSTAAEQAPQQPDGVKLPAGPMKHDDSLTFGSPLKSAADDAAPQSKPSSLPVKSLDEALSSVRPEAGKQASSANRVEVISERSFPAPAQNPMSQAAATVIDAIKADSGVRQAFSSTPATPVLTPSVAPSAHILKIELHPAELGMVTASLRLSGEQLSIELKPQTQEAYRRLASDSEAIVKSLRGLGFEVDKVTILQPSIAVPAATRSDSSVTPQAMMGRDGSSFQSGNSGGNNDGAAGQQSGRNRNNDLQEFGRPASPARERAGGDMFI; this comes from the coding sequence ATGACCACCAGCGTCGGCCCCTCCTTGCCGGGATTTGTTTCCACGCGCGCCGCCTCGGAGCAGCCTGCCGCTGGCGGAAAAACCGCGGATACGGGCTTCAGCGACATGCTGCATAGCACCGGAAAACAGGCCCGGCCGGAAAAGCAGACCGCAAGCGAAACCACGTCGCGTGACCCGCGCTGGGGCAAGCCTGCTTCCTCGGGCCATGCTGAAGCCGACAGCAAGGACGAACCGGCACCCGCAGATCCGCGAAAGATCTCGTCGGCGAAATTGCTCCTTCTGAAGGCCGCCAAGGAAAGTGCGGCGGGTCCCGCGTCCGGCAAGGAAGCCGACGATGCCGGAACTGGGGACGCGGCGACCGGCGCATCATCGCTTCAGGATCATCTGCCGCTGCTGATGGCGCTTCACGATCTGCGTCAATTCTCCGCCTCGGCCAAATCCGACAAAACAGTGACTGGCGACGGCACCGGGAACCCGGCAGTGCTTGACGCCCAGGCCCCGTTGTCGAAGCGATACCGGTCAACGACCGATGCGGGGAAGGCCCTCGGGCTGGAGGCCCGCTCCGAGCGAGGCTCGACAGCCGCCGAACAGGCGCCACAGCAACCCGACGGCGTCAAGTTGCCCGCCGGTCCGATGAAGCATGACGACAGCCTGACATTCGGTTCGCCGCTGAAGAGCGCGGCGGACGATGCGGCTCCCCAATCGAAGCCCTCCTCGCTGCCGGTCAAGAGCCTCGATGAGGCCCTGTCCTCGGTACGGCCGGAGGCAGGAAAACAGGCCTCTTCGGCAAACCGTGTCGAGGTGATTTCCGAGCGGAGTTTCCCGGCGCCGGCGCAGAACCCGATGAGCCAGGCGGCGGCGACCGTGATCGACGCGATCAAGGCCGACAGCGGCGTTCGGCAGGCATTTTCAAGCACCCCGGCGACGCCGGTCTTAACCCCCTCTGTTGCCCCTTCGGCACACATATTGAAGATCGAACTTCACCCGGCGGAACTCGGCATGGTCACCGCCAGTTTGCGCCTTTCCGGAGAGCAACTTTCGATTGAACTGAAGCCTCAAACCCAGGAGGCCTATCGCCGGCTCGCCTCCGACAGCGAGGCCATCGTCAAGTCGCTGCGCGGTCTGGGTTTCGAGGTCGACAAGGTTACGATCCTGCAACCCTCGATAGCAGTCCCTGCCGCCACCCGCAGCGATTCCAGTGTCACCCCACAAGCAATGATGGGCCGCGACGGCTCATCCTTTCAGTCCGGTAATTCGGGTGGCAACAATGACGGCGCCGCCGGCCAGCAGTCGGGAAGGAACCGTAACAATGATCTGCAAGAATTCGGCCGCCCCGCTTCGCCTGCTCGCGAGCGCGCTGGCGGCGATATGTTTATCTAG
- a CDS encoding chemotaxis protein MotC, translated as MRRAVLHRMIGLLLLAAGNPSVGFAQDALQPYQLVRSLQLVQDRIAAGDHAAMPMQAKLLEMVDARLRDTGADDFKDPRNFRALLVYGMSGGNPLTVETAVSRATVAPEELAIAKGVISYLNGRPADAIETLRPIDPMTLPSDLGAFLALVKGSLLSGEEPAAALVLLDEARLLSPGTLVEEAALRRSVGIAAMQGDAARFALASTQYVERYLYSPYASQFADSFVSGVVALHMSISQDKLGDITSMMDPEREKVIYLRIARRAAIDGLNDLSAFAAARAERGRDGIGNQDDPRALLYASLSTVTSGTVDDVHAKLDRIDRGKLSDGDRALLDAARAIAGELVAPPAALPARKPAFAAVEQPPAVENPSAQPSGQQTSDEAGLPLVEGAMPEQSTAPASGEPAASMSNATAVAAAASDGAAALPASAPAPATGLNPSDPTDAAMIKARRQLDLIDQMLGAAPR; from the coding sequence ATGAGGCGCGCCGTCCTCCATCGCATGATTGGCCTGCTCCTGCTGGCGGCAGGGAATCCGTCGGTCGGCTTCGCGCAGGACGCATTGCAGCCCTATCAGCTGGTGCGCTCGCTGCAGCTCGTTCAGGACCGCATCGCGGCTGGCGACCACGCCGCCATGCCGATGCAGGCCAAGCTGCTGGAGATGGTGGACGCGCGCCTGCGCGACACGGGTGCGGATGATTTCAAGGATCCCAGGAACTTCCGCGCGCTTCTGGTCTACGGCATGAGCGGTGGCAACCCGCTCACCGTCGAGACGGCCGTGTCGCGCGCCACCGTGGCGCCCGAGGAACTGGCCATCGCCAAGGGTGTCATCAGCTATCTGAACGGACGTCCCGCCGATGCCATCGAAACGCTGCGGCCGATAGACCCGATGACGCTGCCGAGCGACCTTGGCGCCTTCCTGGCCTTGGTCAAGGGCTCCTTGCTCAGCGGAGAAGAGCCGGCCGCCGCACTGGTCCTGCTCGACGAAGCAAGGCTGCTCAGCCCGGGCACGCTGGTCGAGGAGGCGGCGTTGCGCCGCTCGGTCGGCATCGCCGCGATGCAGGGCGATGCCGCGCGCTTCGCGCTTGCCTCGACCCAGTATGTCGAGCGCTACCTCTATTCGCCCTATGCCAGCCAGTTCGCCGATTCCTTCGTCTCCGGCGTCGTCGCGCTGCATATGTCGATCAGCCAGGACAAGCTCGGCGACATCACCTCGATGATGGATCCAGAGCGCGAGAAGGTGATCTATCTCCGCATCGCCCGGCGCGCCGCGATCGACGGCCTGAACGACCTCTCGGCCTTCGCCGCGGCGCGGGCCGAGAGGGGTCGCGACGGCATCGGCAACCAGGATGATCCACGCGCCCTGCTCTACGCCAGCCTTTCCACCGTGACATCGGGCACTGTCGACGACGTCCACGCCAAGCTCGACCGGATCGACCGCGGCAAACTGTCGGATGGTGACCGTGCTCTGCTGGATGCTGCCCGCGCCATTGCTGGCGAACTGGTCGCGCCGCCTGCCGCCCTGCCCGCCAGGAAGCCGGCCTTCGCCGCCGTCGAACAGCCCCCCGCGGTCGAAAACCCCAGTGCCCAACCCTCCGGCCAACAGACATCCGACGAGGCTGGGCTGCCCCTGGTCGAAGGCGCGATGCCCGAACAGTCGACCGCCCCGGCATCCGGCGAACCCGCCGCCAGCATGTCCAACGCAACGGCCGTCGCCGCGGCCGCCTCGGATGGGGCGGCTGCCTTGCCTGCTTCAGCACCGGCGCCAGCGACCGGCCTGAACCCCTCCGACCCGACCGATGCCGCCATGATCAAGGCGCGTCGGCAGCTCGATTTGATTGACCAGATGCTTGGAGCCGCCCCCAGATGA
- a CDS encoding MotB family protein has product MSIAAAGEHRHEIIIVKRSHDDHDDAHHGGVWKIAFADFMTAMMCFFLVMWLINAANEQTKSAVASYFNPVKLVDRNSSRRGLQDLGDGPRSVGLTADAPQEAASKAGQEGVGGAGSSEKTQDKQAPQKTERTDERLFADPYAVLSEIATDTGVMQNISQRGDGGAQNAGPATGASGGASYRDPFEPDFWSQQVASPGAEASAERVKIDGDPVKPGDKAADSQVPKVKAVPPMSRLMAAPLEPLAKTEPDATAAKTAMTKAGDGKTAEAKTADTKAADAKAGDTAGAEASAKPDARDGDAPDRDVKDKAPAAAAMKAAAEVRQQLNDAFKPGDKLHDGVSVEATDKGVVISITDRLDFGMFEIGSAVPSRELVLAMEKIGRIVNSQKGTISINGHTDARPFRGDTYDNWRLSTARAHSAYYMLVRGGVDERRITEVAGFADRQPKDPANPMAAANRRIEILMATGG; this is encoded by the coding sequence ATGAGCATAGCCGCGGCCGGGGAACACAGGCACGAGATCATCATCGTCAAGCGTAGTCACGACGATCACGACGACGCTCACCATGGCGGTGTCTGGAAGATCGCCTTCGCCGATTTCATGACCGCGATGATGTGCTTCTTCCTGGTGATGTGGCTGATCAACGCCGCCAACGAGCAAACCAAGTCAGCCGTCGCCAGCTATTTCAATCCGGTCAAGCTGGTCGATCGCAATTCGAGCCGTAGGGGCCTTCAGGATCTTGGCGATGGTCCGCGCTCGGTCGGACTGACGGCCGACGCCCCGCAAGAAGCCGCCAGCAAGGCCGGCCAGGAAGGCGTGGGTGGCGCGGGCTCCTCGGAAAAGACGCAGGACAAGCAGGCGCCGCAAAAAACCGAACGCACCGACGAGCGTCTGTTCGCCGATCCCTATGCGGTCCTGTCGGAGATCGCCACCGATACCGGCGTCATGCAGAACATCAGTCAGCGCGGCGATGGCGGCGCGCAGAATGCCGGTCCGGCGACCGGCGCATCCGGCGGCGCCTCCTATCGCGATCCCTTCGAACCGGATTTCTGGTCGCAGCAGGTGGCATCGCCTGGTGCCGAAGCAAGTGCGGAACGCGTGAAGATCGACGGCGATCCGGTCAAGCCGGGCGACAAGGCCGCCGACAGCCAGGTTCCCAAAGTCAAGGCCGTGCCGCCCATGTCGCGGCTCATGGCCGCGCCGCTCGAGCCCCTGGCCAAAACCGAACCGGACGCAACCGCAGCGAAAACGGCGATGACGAAGGCCGGCGATGGCAAGACCGCCGAGGCCAAGACCGCCGATACCAAGGCTGCCGATGCCAAGGCCGGCGATACCGCCGGGGCGGAGGCGTCGGCCAAGCCCGATGCGCGCGATGGCGATGCCCCCGATCGCGATGTCAAGGACAAGGCTCCTGCCGCCGCGGCGATGAAGGCGGCCGCCGAAGTGCGCCAACAGCTCAACGATGCCTTCAAGCCGGGCGACAAGCTGCATGATGGTGTCTCGGTCGAGGCCACCGACAAGGGCGTCGTCATCTCGATCACCGACCGGCTCGATTTCGGCATGTTCGAGATCGGCTCGGCCGTGCCCAGCCGCGAACTGGTGCTGGCGATGGAAAAGATCGGCCGCATCGTCAACAGCCAGAAGGGCACCATCAGCATCAATGGCCACACCGACGCCCGGCCATTCCGCGGCGACACCTACGACAATTGGCGGCTGTCGACGGCCCGTGCGCATTCGGCCTACTACATGCTGGTGCGCGGCGGCGTCGACGAGCGCCGCATCACCGAGGTCGCCGGCTTTGCCGACCGCCAGCCGAAGGATCCAGCCAATCCGATGGCCGCCGCCAATCGCCGCATCGAGATCCTGATGGCGACCGGCGGATGA
- the fliF gene encoding flagellar basal-body MS-ring/collar protein FliF: protein MPVQIQSIISNLQGFGTKRLAMLVGIAVLVMGVIGLASVYLNRPAYDTLYVGLDRADVNQIGLVLGEAGLGFDVGADGTSVLVPAGTTAQARMLLAEKGLPTSANAGYELFDNVGSLGLTSFMQQITRVRALEGEIARTIQSISGIKAARVHIVMSERANFRRDEQQPSASVVIRYAGIDAEKSAMSIRHLVSAAVPGLSADKVTVLDSNGNLLAAGDDPSNTSAARTLGVEQTVEAQIGDNIRRALAPYLGPDNFRASVKADVNTDTRQTEETIFDPNSRVERSVQSVRNNENSNQKQASIPTSVEQNMPETQATSTEGPQSSSQNDRKEEITNYEINSKKIATVSNGYTVTKMSIAVVVNQQRLASILGKDATPEQIAKRVAEIQKMVTSATGFDEKRGDIIDVSAVEFIDGLDGEALPQVGMLDSVGQHAGTLINAGAFIVVVFMVAFFGLRPMAAALTAKATPAIAGPNFDEVQRSLPTPDATASVDGPATVGTLPGSRPGGPTPLDDLRQKIRPAPQERLARMVDLNEERTAQILRKWAAQEVAA, encoded by the coding sequence GTGCCGGTACAAATCCAGAGCATCATCTCGAATCTCCAGGGGTTCGGCACAAAGCGCCTCGCCATGCTGGTCGGCATCGCCGTTCTGGTGATGGGCGTCATCGGCTTGGCTTCGGTCTATCTCAATCGCCCAGCCTACGACACGCTCTATGTCGGGCTCGATCGCGCCGACGTGAACCAGATCGGCCTGGTGCTGGGCGAGGCAGGTCTCGGCTTCGACGTCGGCGCTGACGGAACCTCGGTTCTGGTGCCAGCCGGCACCACCGCGCAGGCGCGCATGCTGCTTGCCGAAAAGGGCCTGCCGACCAGCGCCAATGCCGGGTATGAACTGTTCGACAATGTCGGCTCGCTCGGCCTCACCTCCTTCATGCAGCAGATCACCCGGGTGCGCGCGCTGGAGGGCGAGATCGCCCGCACCATCCAGTCGATCTCGGGCATCAAGGCCGCGCGCGTCCACATCGTCATGTCCGAGCGCGCCAATTTCCGCCGCGACGAGCAACAGCCCTCCGCCTCCGTGGTTATCCGTTACGCCGGCATCGACGCCGAGAAGAGCGCGATGTCGATCCGCCATCTTGTCTCCGCCGCCGTGCCCGGCCTGTCCGCCGACAAGGTCACCGTGCTCGATTCCAACGGCAATCTTCTGGCCGCCGGTGACGACCCGTCCAACACCAGTGCCGCCCGCACGCTTGGCGTCGAGCAGACCGTCGAGGCGCAGATCGGCGACAACATCCGCCGCGCCCTTGCACCCTATCTCGGCCCTGACAATTTCCGCGCCAGCGTCAAGGCCGACGTCAACACCGACACCCGCCAGACCGAGGAAACGATCTTTGATCCGAATTCCCGTGTCGAACGCTCGGTGCAGTCGGTGCGCAACAATGAAAATAGCAATCAGAAGCAGGCATCCATTCCGACCAGCGTCGAGCAGAACATGCCTGAAACCCAGGCGACCAGCACCGAGGGGCCGCAGTCTTCCTCGCAGAACGATCGCAAGGAAGAGATCACCAATTACGAGATCAATTCAAAGAAGATCGCCACCGTTTCCAACGGCTACACCGTCACCAAGATGTCGATCGCAGTGGTCGTCAACCAGCAGCGCCTGGCGTCGATCCTCGGCAAGGATGCCACCCCCGAACAGATCGCCAAGCGCGTGGCCGAAATCCAGAAGATGGTGACGTCGGCCACCGGCTTCGACGAGAAGCGCGGTGACATCATCGACGTCTCGGCGGTCGAGTTCATCGACGGACTGGATGGCGAGGCACTTCCGCAAGTGGGCATGCTCGATTCGGTCGGTCAACATGCCGGCACGCTCATCAACGCCGGCGCCTTCATCGTTGTGGTGTTCATGGTCGCGTTCTTCGGCCTCAGGCCGATGGCCGCCGCGCTGACGGCGAAGGCGACGCCGGCCATAGCCGGCCCCAACTTCGACGAAGTCCAGCGTTCCTTGCCCACGCCGGATGCCACGGCCTCGGTCGACGGGCCCGCCACCGTCGGCACCTTGCCGGGTTCGCGCCCCGGTGGTCCCACGCCGCTCGACGATCTTCGCCAGAAGATCAGGCCGGCGCCGCAGGAGCGGCTCGCCCGCATGGTTGACCTCAATGAGGAGCGCACCGCGCAGATCCTGCGCAAATGGGCGGCCCAGGAAGTCGCGGCCTAA
- a CDS encoding flagellin produces the protein MSSIMTNAAALTALQSLNATSKSLEQTQARISTGYRVSQASDNAAYWSIATTMRSDNQALSTVQDALGLGASKVDTAYTGMTNVLSTISQIKTKLLSTVGQTDAAKAKTQTEITALQAQMKSFADAATFSGSNFLSVTSTQVAAPNDGVQADAKIVSSFNRSSSGAVQLGTIDIDVESTKLFDSGLSTAVKNAGILDRKTSIYATGAAQTQYDTAYATAIAGGATDLAAHTAGLGAVTGTVAKIDNVSAFNVDITAPGVTDDIITQMVTKIDNVMGQLTNSATILGSAKSSIDLQKTFTSSLMDSIDRGVGQLVDADMNKESTRLQALQVQQQLGIQSLSIANSSSQSILSLFKGG, from the coding sequence TTGTCGAGCATCATGACCAACGCCGCGGCGTTGACCGCACTTCAAAGCCTCAACGCGACCAGCAAGTCGCTTGAGCAGACGCAAGCCCGCATCTCGACAGGCTACCGCGTCTCCCAGGCCTCGGACAACGCCGCCTATTGGTCGATCGCCACCACGATGCGCTCGGACAACCAGGCCCTGTCGACAGTACAAGACGCACTCGGCCTCGGCGCCTCGAAAGTCGATACCGCCTACACCGGCATGACCAATGTGCTGTCGACCATCAGCCAGATCAAGACCAAGCTGCTTTCGACCGTCGGCCAGACGGATGCTGCCAAGGCAAAGACGCAGACCGAAATCACGGCGCTCCAGGCACAGATGAAGTCCTTTGCCGATGCCGCTACCTTTTCCGGTTCGAATTTCCTTTCGGTGACGTCCACGCAGGTCGCCGCACCCAATGATGGCGTGCAGGCCGACGCCAAGATCGTCTCGTCGTTCAACCGCTCCTCATCCGGCGCCGTCCAGCTCGGGACGATCGATATCGATGTCGAGAGCACAAAGTTGTTCGATTCCGGACTTTCAACCGCCGTGAAGAACGCCGGCATTCTCGACCGCAAGACCTCCATCTATGCCACCGGGGCCGCCCAGACCCAGTATGACACCGCCTATGCGACCGCGATCGCCGGCGGTGCCACGGACCTCGCCGCCCACACCGCCGGCCTGGGCGCGGTGACCGGCACCGTCGCCAAGATCGACAACGTCTCCGCCTTCAACGTGGACATCACCGCACCCGGCGTTACCGACGACATCATCACGCAGATGGTCACCAAGATCGACAACGTCATGGGGCAGCTGACGAACTCCGCCACCATCCTTGGTTCGGCCAAGAGCAGCATCGACCTGCAGAAGACCTTCACCTCGAGCCTGATGGACTCCATCGATCGCGGCGTCGGCCAGCTCGTCGATGCCGACATGAACAAGGAATCGACCCGGCTCCAGGCTCTCCAGGTTCAGCAACAACTCGGGATCCAGTCCCTGTCGATCGCCAACAGCTCCTCGCAGTCGATCCTGTCGTTGTTCAAGGGCGGCTAA
- a CDS encoding flagellin, whose translation MSSIMTNTAALTALQSLNATSKSLQETQARISTGYRVSQASDNAAYWSIATTMRSDNQAMSTVSDALGLGASKVDTAYTGMNSSIDTLNQIKTKLVASYGQTDADKEKTQTEIAALQKQLKSYADGATFSGTNMLSVSTASGTAADVKIVSAFNRDASGASSISTIDVNVESIKLYDSGAAPTAKGILDANRLGSTGAAVTTAAVNPTAGAASAAGDTYSVATLKVYDSATGKGFSDSQIADQMKVVDAALKDMTNAATTLGAAKSSVDLQKTFTSNLMDSIDRGVGQLVDADMNKESTRLQALQVQQQLGVQALSIANSSTQSIMSLFR comes from the coding sequence ATGTCCAGCATCATGACGAACACCGCCGCGTTGACGGCGCTGCAGAGCCTTAACGCCACCAGCAAATCCCTCCAGGAGACCCAGGCCCGCATCTCGACCGGCTACCGCGTCTCGCAGGCCTCGGACAACGCCGCCTACTGGTCGATCGCCACCACGATGCGCTCCGACAACCAGGCGATGTCCACCGTTTCGGACGCGCTCGGCCTCGGCGCTTCCAAGGTCGACACCGCCTACACCGGCATGAACAGCTCGATCGACACCCTCAACCAGATCAAGACGAAGCTGGTCGCGTCCTACGGCCAGACCGACGCCGACAAGGAAAAGACCCAGACCGAAATCGCCGCGCTTCAGAAGCAGTTGAAGTCCTACGCCGATGGCGCCACCTTCTCCGGCACCAACATGCTCTCCGTGTCGACCGCTTCGGGCACGGCAGCCGACGTCAAGATCGTTTCCGCCTTCAACCGCGATGCTTCCGGCGCGTCGTCGATCTCCACGATCGACGTCAATGTGGAAAGCATCAAGCTGTATGACAGCGGTGCCGCACCAACGGCGAAGGGCATTCTTGACGCGAACCGTCTCGGCAGCACCGGCGCCGCCGTTACCACCGCTGCGGTGAATCCGACCGCCGGCGCTGCTTCCGCGGCTGGCGACACCTACTCGGTCGCCACGCTGAAGGTCTACGACTCGGCCACGGGCAAAGGCTTCAGCGACTCGCAGATCGCGGACCAGATGAAGGTCGTCGACGCCGCGCTGAAGGACATGACGAACGCTGCCACCACGCTCGGCGCCGCCAAGAGCTCCGTCGACCTGCAGAAGACCTTCACCTCGAACCTGATGGACTCCATCGATCGCGGCGTCGGCCAGCTCGTCGATGCCGACATGAACAAGGAATCGACCCGTCTGCAGGCCCTGCAGGTCCAGCAGCAGCTCGGCGTCCAGGCACTGTCGATCGCCAACAGTTCCACGCAGTCGATCATGTCGCTCTTCCGCTAA